GTCTTCGATATTGATGTTCGGACGGCCGTGGACCTGGCTCTTGAAGCCCAGCTCAGCCATGCGCGGCGAAAAGGTGATGCCTGATTTGCCGTGCTGGAGGGAGTCCAGCACGTCGTTTAGCGAATTTCCGATCGAGGAGACGATCCCCATTCCGGTGACAACAACACGTCGCATTTGTTGCGAACCTTTCTATCCCTTGGTGCACACACCATCATGCCTGCGAAAAAGCAGGTCCGTTTCATCCGGCGTTCTGATCGACGCCTTTTTACAGCGCGCCCTGCTGCAACTGGTCCATTTCGAACAGCCCGACCCGCAGGTCCTGGGCTTCGTAGATAGGCTCTCCGTCCGCGTACATGCGGCCATCTGCGATACCAAGAACAAGGCGACCGCGCATGGCCCGGCGGATGTCAATTTCGTAACGCACGAGCTTCACCGTTGGCTGAACCTGACCGGAGAATTTGATCTGGCCGGCGCCGAGCGCTCGGCCGTGGCCCTTGCTGCCACCCCAGGTCATGAAAAAGCCGACCAGCTGCCACATGGCGTCGAGGCCAAGGCAACCGGGCATTACGGGGTCGTTCGGAAAGTGACACTGGAAGAACCAAAGATCGGGATTGATGTCCAGTTCGGCCACCACATGCCCCTTATTGTATTTGCCGCCGTCAGTGCCGATCGACGTGATCCGATCCATCATCAGCATGGGCGGGACGGGCAGCTGGGCGGTGCCTGGCCCTGCATAGCCGTGCTTGCCGCACTCAATCAGCGCTTCTTTGTCAAAGGAGGTAGGGCGGTCTGCCATAGGGTCGGTCATTGAGATTTGGTTCT
This genomic stretch from Parvularcula sp. LCG005 harbors:
- the fabA gene encoding bifunctional 3-hydroxydecanoyl-ACP dehydratase/trans-2-decenoyl-ACP isomerase, producing MADRPTSFDKEALIECGKHGYAGPGTAQLPVPPMLMMDRITSIGTDGGKYNKGHVVAELDINPDLWFFQCHFPNDPVMPGCLGLDAMWQLVGFFMTWGGSKGHGRALGAGQIKFSGQVQPTVKLVRYEIDIRRAMRGRLVLGIADGRMYADGEPIYEAQDLRVGLFEMDQLQQGAL